A single Kribbella aluminosa DNA region contains:
- a CDS encoding class I SAM-dependent methyltransferase codes for MKHWSLTTVCSSPPTWRQPLRTSNNSQQGTSHEPLHRYHLVLPPIPPRHPRGCRSGTRPRRFHTHRRPPPTPGPRHRDRLGGRGPLLDRFGDIIAVDNDADMLAAAESALRPQLPEGSSLSLVQSTAEDFTPPAGWQAELVTICRAFHWLDQAAVLTLLDEQVAPDGVVAIFGDNSFWVAGSPWKEAVRDVVKSFLGEERRAGAGTFQHHNRPYSEIMEESPFNEVEEVRVPVHRTWTAESILGYLYSTSFAAPHLFGDRLKEFEAAVKNRLTDFSASDIFPEENEFLIRLGRRGRK; via the coding sequence ATGAAACATTGGTCGTTGACAACAGTGTGCTCGTCGCCGCCGACCTGGCGGCAGCCGCTACGCACATCGAACAACTCGCAGCAGGGAACGTCACATGAGCCTCTTCACCGGTACCACCTCGTACTACCGCCAATTCCGCCCCGGCATCCCCGAGGATGTCGCAGCGGCACTCGACCGCGCCGCTTCCACACGCACCGACGGCCCCCGCCGACTCCTGGACCTCGGCACCGGGACCGGCTTGGTGGCCGAGGGCCCCTGCTCGACCGCTTCGGCGACATCATCGCCGTCGATAACGACGCCGACATGCTCGCCGCGGCCGAGTCGGCGCTGCGACCGCAGCTCCCCGAGGGCTCCAGCTTGTCCCTTGTCCAGAGCACGGCCGAGGACTTCACCCCACCTGCTGGCTGGCAGGCCGAACTCGTCACCATCTGCCGGGCGTTCCACTGGCTCGACCAAGCCGCCGTCCTGACCCTCCTCGACGAGCAGGTTGCTCCCGACGGGGTAGTCGCGATCTTCGGAGACAACAGCTTCTGGGTCGCCGGCAGCCCCTGGAAGGAAGCCGTCCGGGATGTGGTGAAGAGCTTCCTCGGGGAGGAGCGGCGCGCGGGGGCCGGCACCTTCCAGCACCACAACCGCCCCTACAGCGAGATCATGGAGGAATCGCCCTTCAACGAGGTCGAGGAAGTCCGCGTCCCCGTCCACCGCACCTGGACCGCCGAGAGCATCCTCGGCTACCTCTACTCCACGTCCTTCGCCGCTCCCCACCTCTTCGGCGACCGGTTGAAGGAGTTCGAGGCCGCAGTGAAGAACCGGCTGACCGACTTCAGCGCCAGCGACATCTTCCCCGAGGAGAACGAATTCCTCATCCGCCTCGGACGGCGGGGCAGGAAATGA
- a CDS encoding enolase C-terminal domain-like protein, producing MTSFTIERLEVTEVRDGVGPGDDALFVIVHAAGEAGCYGPVSERIGVYARDTLASVVQGNHAADHHGLLNRLRQAARIAPSDIASWAVGAVDCATWDLHGRLTGCSVADLLATGTPQPSVAAYASWLSQNLTTCEDLDVVRGVAAGGWRFTKWGLRGASMNPIGETAGRMARAVERCSEAIGAPVAVDAVGTWSPAVAMAFARSIDVACLRWLEDPLPHHDLDVYGLVTATGLPLAVGERMHCDEDPAGLIQYVRPSALTLDVVGCGGLTRATQILDLAQAQAVPVCPHGRSIVPGLHLAAAFPDAVPAVEYRLQWEPRRQRLYDVPFRLEHGRIGLPDAPGLGMIPRSTTCPAHR from the coding sequence ATGACCTCCTTCACCATCGAACGGCTGGAGGTCACCGAGGTACGCGACGGCGTCGGCCCGGGGGACGACGCCCTCTTCGTCATAGTTCACGCTGCGGGAGAGGCTGGCTGTTACGGCCCGGTCAGCGAGCGGATCGGGGTCTACGCAAGAGACACGCTGGCGTCCGTAGTGCAGGGGAACCATGCCGCAGACCACCATGGCCTGCTCAACCGACTGCGGCAGGCTGCTCGCATCGCACCCTCCGACATCGCGTCGTGGGCGGTCGGCGCGGTCGACTGCGCAACGTGGGACCTCCACGGTCGCCTCACCGGGTGCTCTGTCGCAGATCTCCTCGCGACCGGGACGCCGCAGCCATCCGTGGCGGCCTATGCCTCGTGGCTCTCCCAGAACCTCACCACCTGCGAGGACCTGGATGTGGTTCGCGGAGTCGCAGCGGGTGGCTGGCGGTTCACCAAGTGGGGACTTCGCGGAGCCTCGATGAACCCCATTGGCGAGACCGCTGGGCGAATGGCACGAGCTGTGGAGCGTTGCTCCGAGGCCATCGGCGCGCCTGTCGCTGTCGACGCCGTCGGCACCTGGTCACCAGCTGTGGCCATGGCCTTCGCGCGGAGCATCGACGTCGCCTGCCTGCGGTGGCTGGAGGACCCGCTGCCGCACCACGACCTGGATGTCTACGGACTCGTCACCGCCACAGGACTGCCTCTGGCCGTCGGCGAGCGTATGCATTGCGACGAAGATCCCGCCGGCCTCATCCAGTACGTCCGTCCGAGCGCGCTGACTCTCGACGTCGTCGGCTGCGGCGGGCTCACCCGCGCGACGCAGATCCTCGATCTGGCCCAAGCCCAGGCTGTCCCTGTGTGCCCGCACGGTCGCTCGATCGTACCCGGCCTCCACCTCGCGGCAGCCTTCCCCGACGCGGTGCCGGCCGTTGAGTACCGGCTCCAGTGGGAGCCTCGACGCCAGCGCCTGTACGACGTTCCATTTCGCCTCGAGCACGGACGCATCGGCCTGCCGGACGCCCCTGGTCTCGGCATGATCCCGAGGAGCACCACATGCCCAGCACATCGCTGA
- a CDS encoding creatininase family protein: MTADGEARSYGRLTAPRVTSELSEQSILCLPVGSLEQHGPHLPLNTDTVIAERFAARLATHVADRHDLWVAPPVPYGLSPEHAWAPGTITLNIALYTSLIETLVGEYVRSTPARAILIINGHGGNKGVLEALMHQLQRTHDVATCVVNPGSLAASQLQAAGEFPEVHAGIRETSLMLALAPDHVRLDLLPNGSIPGPGQREEIQRLVLGRGATWPWSSDNPAISTHGVIGGDPRHATAKHGQTLVTAALHTCADVLDRLAPPTPHEPTDLRRAHESHS; the protein is encoded by the coding sequence ATGACGGCCGACGGCGAAGCGCGGTCGTACGGCAGACTGACGGCCCCACGCGTCACGTCCGAGCTGAGCGAACAGTCGATCCTCTGCCTGCCGGTCGGGTCCCTGGAACAGCACGGCCCGCACCTACCGCTCAATACCGACACAGTCATCGCCGAGCGCTTCGCCGCCCGACTGGCCACGCACGTCGCGGACCGGCACGACCTCTGGGTCGCACCACCCGTGCCCTACGGGCTCTCCCCGGAGCACGCGTGGGCGCCCGGCACCATCACCTTGAACATCGCGCTCTACACCTCCCTGATCGAGACGCTCGTGGGGGAGTACGTCCGCTCCACACCGGCACGGGCGATCCTCATCATCAACGGCCATGGCGGCAACAAGGGCGTCCTGGAGGCCCTCATGCACCAGCTCCAGCGCACGCACGACGTGGCCACCTGCGTGGTCAACCCCGGCTCCCTCGCCGCCAGTCAGCTCCAGGCCGCCGGCGAATTCCCCGAGGTTCACGCCGGCATCCGCGAGACCTCCCTCATGCTCGCCCTCGCCCCCGACCACGTACGGCTGGATCTCCTCCCCAACGGGTCCATCCCCGGCCCCGGCCAGCGGGAGGAGATCCAGCGCCTCGTCCTCGGCCGCGGCGCCACCTGGCCCTGGTCATCCGACAACCCCGCGATCTCCACGCACGGCGTCATCGGCGGCGACCCGCGCCACGCCACCGCCAAGCACGGCCAGACCCTCGTCACCGCTGCCCTACACACCTGCGCAGACGTCCTCGACAGGCTCGCCCCACCCACACCGCACGAACCGACCGACTTACGGAGGGCCCATGAGTCTCACAGCTGA
- a CDS encoding phytanoyl-CoA dioxygenase family protein, whose amino-acid sequence MSLTAEEKATFKRDGVLIRRGLAAPDLVKRAVSLIDASYRKNMTADDIPAYSRRTFAPELGDSTELLSLYTETGATGLADDLLGDAAPVTTSQIQIRVPEREFPGLQPEKAMHVDGVSCPHLDPRELRTFSLLVGVVLSNISDPQCGALHYLPGGHLAMARWFADQWSLGMTEQVAPEIDRERGTPFLGMPGDVLLMHHLVPHTVAQNLMPFPRVMAYFRVSHPDHASRRLEALRDPWLDYPPLTDVPAPTFQE is encoded by the coding sequence ATGAGTCTCACAGCTGAGGAGAAGGCGACCTTCAAACGGGACGGCGTCCTCATACGACGCGGGCTGGCAGCCCCCGACCTGGTCAAGCGAGCCGTCTCTCTGATCGACGCGTCGTACCGCAAGAACATGACCGCGGACGACATACCCGCGTACTCCCGGCGCACCTTCGCCCCCGAACTGGGAGACAGCACAGAGCTGCTCTCCCTGTACACGGAAACCGGCGCGACTGGGCTCGCCGACGATCTACTCGGCGACGCCGCCCCGGTCACGACCTCCCAGATCCAGATTCGCGTGCCCGAACGCGAGTTCCCCGGCTTGCAACCGGAGAAGGCCATGCACGTCGACGGCGTCTCCTGCCCGCACCTGGACCCGCGCGAACTGCGTACATTCTCCCTGCTCGTTGGCGTCGTCCTGTCCAACATCAGCGACCCGCAGTGCGGGGCCCTGCACTATCTCCCCGGTGGGCACCTCGCCATGGCCCGCTGGTTCGCCGACCAGTGGTCACTCGGAATGACGGAGCAGGTTGCGCCGGAGATCGACCGGGAACGCGGGACTCCGTTCCTCGGCATGCCTGGGGACGTCCTGCTGATGCACCACCTCGTTCCTCACACGGTCGCCCAGAACCTGATGCCCTTCCCCAGGGTGATGGCGTACTTCCGCGTCTCCCACCCAGACCACGCGAGCCGTCGCCTCGAAGCCCTTCGCGACCCCTGGCTCGACTACCCGCCCCTCACGGATGTCCCCGCGCCTACCTTCCAGGAGTAG
- a CDS encoding HAD family hydrolase — protein sequence MTTEPSLLVTVDVGGTLGTADGPGLTMRLTEASPLPAAQARAVMRASLHTQPALTDAVVAGVCEALEIPSDAFPRDLAPAPFLLFPGTTEALRRISAVARVVTLSNVTCVDADTEGLRSLLSPWVSDFFPSCRIGHTKPDPRAFHAVADQLGIGPDRVIHVGDDWTCDIVGAVESGCGAVWISRGRQVPDETLVVDNSVLVAADLAAAATHIEQLAAGNVT from the coding sequence ATGACCACCGAACCATCGCTCCTGGTAACGGTCGACGTCGGCGGAACCCTCGGCACCGCCGACGGCCCCGGCCTGACGATGCGACTGACCGAAGCCTCCCCGTTGCCCGCGGCTCAGGCGCGGGCGGTCATGCGGGCCAGTCTCCATACCCAGCCAGCGCTCACTGACGCCGTGGTGGCAGGTGTCTGCGAGGCGTTGGAGATACCATCGGACGCCTTCCCCCGCGACCTTGCCCCGGCCCCGTTCCTTCTCTTTCCCGGCACCACGGAGGCCCTGCGCCGGATCAGTGCAGTGGCGAGGGTGGTCACGCTGTCCAACGTCACCTGCGTTGACGCCGACACCGAGGGGCTGCGCAGCCTGCTCTCCCCATGGGTGAGCGACTTCTTCCCCTCCTGCCGCATAGGCCACACCAAGCCGGACCCGCGCGCCTTCCACGCCGTCGCCGACCAACTCGGTATCGGCCCCGACCGTGTGATCCACGTCGGCGACGACTGGACCTGCGACATCGTGGGAGCCGTGGAATCGGGCTGCGGGGCTGTCTGGATATCCCGCGGCCGCCAAGTCCCCGATGAAACATTGGTCGTTGACAACAGTGTGCTCGTCGCCGCCGACCTGGCGGCAGCCGCTACGCACATCGAACAACTCGCAGCAGGGAACGTCACATGA